One Coffea arabica cultivar ET-39 chromosome 5e, Coffea Arabica ET-39 HiFi, whole genome shotgun sequence DNA segment encodes these proteins:
- the LOC140006327 gene encoding uncharacterized protein: protein MHKSPDTEEELEFQSAKEGGNDEEDDADEFDAEGSEEVEYNALQSEEDDANTRTNIEAIPNLELNKDVMGMENPIPTSSVVSDNISQGLQQGATMTTTEQGSIIHLQEQEHEQYRSNVIELAEKDQSTVQPPLNASASTSHLHPLEAPCRLRSYGRKWKGGPDVEMKHKSTRATKKSIVLRSAEFILPAPVTVSMYDKNVVAYAWDPNKNPK, encoded by the exons ATGCACAAGAGTCCTGATACCGAAGAAGAGCTGGAATTTCAATCTGCCAAAGAAGGGGGCAACGATGAGGAGGATGATGCTGATGAATTTGATGCGGAAGGGTCTGAAGAAGTTGAGTATAATGCATTGCAGAGTGAAGAAGACGATGCTAATACGAGGACAAATATTGAAGCCATTCCAAACCTAGAGCTGAATAAAGATGTAATGGGCATGGAGAATCCAATTCCTACCTCATCAGTCGTATCCGATAACATCAGTCAGGGATTGCAACAAGGGGCCACCATGACAACAACTGAGCAAGGAAGCATTATACACCTTCAAGAGCAAGAGCATGAGCAATATAGGTCAAATGTCATAGAACTTGCCGAAAAAGATCAATCAACGGTGCAACCACCTTTGAACGCTAGTGCATCGACGTCACATCTACATCCGCTAGAAGCACCATGTAGGTTGCGATCATATGGTCGAAAGTGGAAAG gaGGTCCTGACGTTGAGATGAAGCACAAGTCTACACGTGCAACAAAGAAGAGCATCGTTCTGCGGTCAGCGGAGTTCATTCTACCTGCACCTGTGACAGTAAGCATGTACGATAAAAATGTGGTTGCATATGCATGGGACCCCAACAAAAATCCCAAGTAA
- the LOC140007103 gene encoding protein FAR1-RELATED SEQUENCE 12-like, which yields MEFNSEEDAHKFYNNYAFKTDFNVCKDYLNKDKDGVTTSRRYSYCKEGVKRKYEGDVMPKRTRAPTKTGCGTKMVIVLLRDIMKYRVHDLILEHNHELHIA from the coding sequence ATGGAGTTCAATAGTGAAGAGGATGCGCACAAGTTTTACAACAACTATGCCTTTAAAACGGATTTTAATGTATGCAAAGACTATCTAAATAAAGACAAAGACGGTGTGACGACGTCTAGGAGATATAGTTACTGCAAGGAAGGTGTAAAACGCAAGTACGAAGGTGATGTGATGCCAAAAAGGACACGAGCGCCGACGAAAACAGGGTGTGGAACTAAAATGGTTATTGTGTTGCTTAGAGATATAATGAAGTACCGTGTACATGACCTTATCTTAGAACATAACCATGAGTTGCACATTGCTTAA
- the LOC140007104 gene encoding protein FAR1-RELATED SEQUENCE 12-like, which yields MEFNSEEDAHKFYNNYAFKTDFNVCKDYLNKDKDGVTTSRRYSYCKEGVKRKYEGDVMPKRTRAPTKTGCGTKMVIVLLREIMKYRVHDLILEHNHELHIA from the coding sequence ATGGAGTTCAATAGTGAAGAGGATGCGCACAAGTTTTACAACAACTATGCCTTTAAAACGGATTTTAATGTATGCAAAGACTATCTAAATAAAGACAAAGACGGTGTGACGACGTCTAGGAGATATAGTTACTGCAAGGAAGGTGTAAAACGCAAGTACGAAGGTGATGTGATGCCAAAAAGGACACGAGCGCCGACGAAAACAGGGTGTGGAACTAAAATGGTTATTGTGTTGCTTAGAGAGATAATGAAGTACCGTGTACATGACCTTATCTTAGAACATAACCATGAGTTGCACATTGCTTAA
- the LOC113690849 gene encoding ribokinase, whose amino-acid sequence MPTEDFEQIKQAVGKCHNVGVKQVLVKLGAKGSALFTEGEEPIRQPIISAPKVIDTTGAGDTFTAAFAVALAEGKSQKECLKFAAAAASLCVQVKGAIPSMPERKSVLQLLHSN is encoded by the exons ATGCCAACAGAAGATTTTGAACAAATCAAGCAAGCCGTGGGAAAATGCCATAATGTG GGTGTGAAGCAAGTCCTTGTGAAACTTGGGGCTAAAGGCTCAGCTCTTTTCACTGAAGGAGAAGAACCAATTAGGCAGCCTATTATATCAGCTCCAAAAGTTATTGATACTACAGGGGCTGGTGATACCTTTACAGCTGCATTTGCTGTGGCTCTTGCAGAGGGAAAATCCCAGAAAGAGTGCTTAAAATTTGCTG CTGCAGCAGCTTCACTTTGTGTTCAAGTGAAGGGAGCCATTCCAAGTATGCCTGAAAGAAAATCTGTTTTGCAGCTGCTTCACTCAAATTGA